GAGGCGCGGATGTCGCCGACGATCGAGCCGCGGCAGTCGGTGCTCGACTCCCGGATCACGGTCTGGCCGTCGGCGCGCACCTTCGCCTACCGCGACTACTGGGGCACCACCGTCACCGCCTTCGACGTGCAGGTCTCGCACGAGTCGCTGGAGGTGATCGCGGACGCCACCGTGGAGACGCTGGTGGCGACCCCGGCCCGCTCCAACGGGATCGGCTGGGACGACCTCGACCGGCCCGCGGTCGCCGAGCGCTGGCCCGAGCTGCTGCTGCCCACCCCGCGGACCGCGCTCGACGAGGAGCTCACCGAGCTCGCCACCTCGATGCGGGCCGCCTTCAAGACCCCGGACGAGGCGGCGCGCGCGGTCTGCGAGCTGGTCCGGCAGGAGATCACCTATGCGTCGGGGACGACCGGCGTGCAGACCGACGCCGTCCAGGTCTGGCGGCAGCGGCTCGGGGTGTGCCAGGACCTCTCGCACCTCGCCATCGCCCTGCTGCGCACGATGGGGCTGCCCGCGCGCTACGTCTCGGGCTACCTGCACCCGACGCCCAACGCACCGCTGGGCCAGCCCGTCGCCGGGCAGAGCCACGCCTGGGTCGAGTGGTGGACGGGGGACTGGCACGCCTATGACCCGACCAACGGCGTCGGCGTCGGCGAGCGCCACGTGGTGGTCGGCCGGGGCCGGGACTACGGCGATGTCCCGCCGTTGAAGGGCGTCTATGCCGGTCCGCCCAACACCAGCCAGACGGTCGAGGTGACCCTGACCCGGGTCCGCTAGCGTGCGGTTTCTCCGGCGAGCGCGGATTGACCCGGCGACGCACAATGGGCGAGGCTGTTGCCCGGCGCAGCCCCATTTCTGCGCGACTGGGAGGAAAAACCTATGTCCGAGGGACAAATCGTCGTCTCCGGCTTAACCAAGCAATACAACAACGTCAAGGCAGTGGACAACCTTTCGTTCACGATCGAGCCCGGCCGGGTCACCGGCTTCCTCGGGCCCAACGGAGCCGGCAAGACCACCACCCTGCGGATGGTCCTCAACCTGGTGACGCCGACG
This portion of the Allocatelliglobosispora scoriae genome encodes:
- a CDS encoding transglutaminase family protein gives rise to the protein MNGGYVGSPGWRLQIRHRTGMQYAGLVGSSYNEARMSPTIEPRQSVLDSRITVWPSARTFAYRDYWGTTVTAFDVQVSHESLEVIADATVETLVATPARSNGIGWDDLDRPAVAERWPELLLPTPRTALDEELTELATSMRAAFKTPDEAARAVCELVRQEITYASGTTGVQTDAVQVWRQRLGVCQDLSHLAIALLRTMGLPARYVSGYLHPTPNAPLGQPVAGQSHAWVEWWTGDWHAYDPTNGVGVGERHVVVGRGRDYGDVPPLKGVYAGPPNTSQTVEVTLTRVR